One Neisseria sp. Marseille-Q5346 genomic region harbors:
- the accD gene encoding acetyl-CoA carboxylase, carboxyltransferase subunit beta, translating to MSWLDKILPPKIKNRSSSSSVPEGLWHKCPSCSATVYSTELKQNSEVCPKCNHHNPLSARERLDLLLDEEGREEIAANIKPTDPLKFKDSKKYPDRLAAARKATGEDDALVVMKGTMNGLPVVVAAFEFRFIGGSMGSVVGERFVQGVRRAVADNCSFICVAASGGARMQEGINSLMQMTKTSAALHLLTEKRLPFISVLTDPTMGGVSASFAFLGDVVLAEPNALIGFAGPRVIEQTVRETLPEGFQRAEFLLEKGAIDQIVDRRSMKKRISDLITLLRHEGKVTAA from the coding sequence ATGAGCTGGCTAGATAAAATTCTTCCTCCGAAAATTAAAAACCGAAGCAGTTCGTCCAGCGTCCCTGAAGGCCTGTGGCACAAATGTCCGTCTTGTTCGGCAACGGTTTATTCAACCGAGTTGAAGCAAAACAGCGAAGTCTGCCCGAAATGTAATCACCACAATCCGCTTTCTGCGCGCGAACGTTTGGACCTGCTTTTGGATGAAGAAGGCCGTGAAGAGATTGCAGCCAATATTAAACCGACAGATCCGCTGAAATTCAAAGACAGCAAAAAATATCCCGACCGCCTCGCGGCTGCGCGTAAAGCAACCGGCGAAGACGATGCATTGGTTGTTATGAAAGGCACCATGAACGGTCTGCCTGTCGTTGTGGCTGCGTTTGAATTCCGTTTTATCGGCGGCTCTATGGGTTCGGTCGTGGGCGAGCGTTTCGTGCAGGGTGTACGTCGTGCCGTTGCAGATAATTGTTCGTTTATTTGCGTGGCGGCTTCCGGTGGTGCGCGTATGCAGGAAGGGATTAACTCTTTGATGCAGATGACGAAGACCAGCGCAGCTTTGCATTTGCTGACTGAAAAACGTCTGCCGTTTATTTCCGTATTGACCGACCCGACCATGGGCGGAGTGTCTGCCAGCTTTGCCTTCTTGGGTGATGTGGTTTTGGCAGAACCGAATGCGCTGATTGGTTTTGCAGGTCCGCGCGTTATCGAGCAGACTGTACGCGAAACCTTGCCGGAAGGTTTCCAACGTGCAGAATTTTTGTTGGAGAAGGGCGCAATCGACCAAATCGTCGATCGCCGTTCCATGAAAAAACGTATCAGCGATTTGATTACTTTGTTGCGTCATGAAGGTAAAGTAACTGCTGCTTGA
- a CDS encoding GatB/YqeY domain-containing protein: protein MSLKTQLTEDMKTAMRAKDQVSLSTIRLINAAIKQFEVDERTEADDAKVISILTKMVKQRKDSAKIYTEAGRQDLADKENAEIEILNRYLPQMMSAEEIKTVVEAVIAETGASGMADMGKVMGVLKTRLAGKADMGEVNKVLKTALTA from the coding sequence ATGAGCCTAAAAACACAATTAACCGAAGACATGAAAACCGCCATGCGTGCCAAAGACCAAGTGTCTTTAAGCACCATCCGCCTGATTAATGCCGCCATCAAACAATTTGAAGTAGATGAGCGCACCGAAGCCGATGACGCAAAAGTCATCTCTATCCTGACCAAAATGGTAAAACAGCGCAAAGACAGCGCCAAAATCTACACCGAAGCCGGCCGTCAAGATTTGGCTGACAAAGAAAACGCGGAAATCGAAATCCTCAATCGCTACCTGCCGCAAATGATGTCCGCAGAAGAAATCAAGACTGTCGTGGAAGCAGTCATTGCAGAAACCGGTGCATCAGGTATGGCAGATATGGGCAAAGTCATGGGCGTATTGAAGACCCGCCTGGCCGGCAAAGCCGACATGGGCGAAGTCAACAAGGTTTTGAAAACCGCATTGACTGCTTAA
- the rpsU gene encoding 30S ribosomal protein S21, with the protein MPAIRVKENEPFEVAMRRFKRAVEKTGLLTELRAREAYEKPTTERKRKKAAAAKRLQKRLRSQQLPPKMY; encoded by the coding sequence ATGCCTGCTATTCGTGTTAAAGAGAATGAACCATTTGAAGTTGCCATGCGTCGTTTCAAACGTGCCGTAGAAAAAACCGGTCTGTTGACCGAACTGCGCGCCCGTGAAGCGTACGAAAAACCAACTACTGAACGCAAACGCAAAAAAGCTGCTGCAGCCAAACGTCTGCAAAAACGTCTGCGCAGCCAACAACTGCCTCCTAAAATGTACTAA
- a CDS encoding lytic transglycosylase domain-containing protein — MNVQRLFPLSLSLITAAVLSACATQNTPTASKTETVVQPKSTSIPSRRADSESKVLSDYSQYQSAIDAAKRGDDAWVQQFLSQASDSAMAENVRNEWLKTLGARGQWDLFRQEFSKLNAAGVAQEVQCYADLSSGNYSKAAELVRVTGKLPAGCTRLVESAAASGRLNTNDAWRRVRGLLSNSQTTDARNLAAALGSPFEGGTQGAAEYSLLSVIGKDARKSASAAATLSDMESGLSREQRSFAWGVLGHYHAQSQNMPTALSYYGRVSDRKQLTDEQLEWYARAALRLQRWDELASVIQHMPEKLQKDPTWQYWLGRSFAAQGKSSQAKEMYEKAAASGRNFYAVMAGEELGRRINTRNNVSDADARDVRRMSEDGAIKRALVLFKNSQSNGDSKMRRQAQAEWRFATRDFNEDNLLTAAQVAFDNQFYDMAINSADRTDHKLNYKLRYLSPFKDLTVRYAAQAGVDPAWVYGLIRQESRFVMGAQSSVGAQGLMQVMPATAREIAGKIGMSSSELYTMDGNIRMGTWYMADAKRRLQNNEVMATAGYNAGPGRARNWQASSPLEGAIYAETIPFTETRDYVKKVMTNATYYASLFNEPQTSLKQRMGTVPGRY; from the coding sequence ATGAACGTTCAACGTCTTTTCCCTCTCTCCCTCAGCTTGATTACCGCCGCTGTTTTATCGGCGTGCGCCACCCAAAACACACCGACTGCTTCGAAAACCGAAACCGTCGTTCAGCCTAAATCTACTTCTATTCCTTCACGCCGCGCCGACAGCGAATCCAAAGTCCTGTCCGATTACAGTCAATACCAAAGCGCCATCGATGCCGCCAAACGCGGCGACGATGCTTGGGTACAACAATTTTTATCCCAAGCCAGCGACAGCGCAATGGCTGAAAACGTCCGCAACGAATGGCTGAAAACCTTGGGTGCGCGCGGCCAATGGGATTTGTTCCGTCAAGAATTCAGTAAATTGAACGCCGCCGGCGTCGCACAAGAAGTGCAATGTTATGCCGATTTGAGCAGCGGCAATTACAGCAAAGCCGCCGAGCTGGTTCGCGTTACCGGCAAACTGCCTGCCGGCTGTACCCGCTTAGTTGAAAGCGCGGCAGCTTCAGGCCGTCTGAACACCAACGACGCATGGCGTCGCGTACGCGGCTTATTGAGCAACAGCCAAACCACAGATGCACGCAACCTCGCTGCCGCATTGGGCAGCCCGTTTGAAGGTGGCACGCAAGGTGCGGCCGAATACAGCCTGTTGAGCGTAATCGGCAAAGATGCACGTAAATCCGCTTCTGCCGCCGCCACCCTGTCCGACATGGAATCCGGCCTCAGCCGCGAACAACGCAGCTTCGCATGGGGCGTATTGGGCCACTACCATGCACAAAGCCAAAATATGCCGACCGCTTTGAGCTACTACGGTCGCGTTTCCGACCGCAAACAACTGACCGACGAACAATTGGAATGGTACGCACGCGCCGCTTTGCGTCTGCAACGTTGGGACGAATTGGCAAGCGTGATTCAGCATATGCCTGAAAAACTGCAAAAAGACCCGACATGGCAATATTGGCTGGGCCGCAGCTTTGCCGCACAAGGCAAAAGCAGCCAAGCCAAAGAAATGTATGAAAAAGCTGCCGCTTCCGGCCGCAATTTCTACGCCGTAATGGCAGGTGAAGAACTGGGCCGCCGCATCAATACGCGCAACAATGTTTCTGATGCCGATGCCAGAGACGTCCGCCGTATGAGCGAAGACGGTGCCATCAAACGCGCATTGGTTCTGTTTAAAAACAGCCAAAGCAACGGCGATTCCAAAATGCGCCGTCAGGCACAGGCGGAATGGCGTTTTGCCACCCGCGACTTCAACGAAGACAACCTGCTGACTGCCGCACAAGTCGCTTTCGACAACCAGTTCTACGACATGGCAATCAACAGCGCCGACCGTACCGACCACAAACTCAACTACAAACTGCGCTATCTCTCTCCGTTTAAAGACCTGACCGTCCGCTATGCCGCACAGGCAGGCGTTGACCCGGCATGGGTTTACGGTTTGATTCGCCAAGAGAGCCGCTTTGTCATGGGCGCGCAATCAAGCGTCGGCGCACAAGGCCTGATGCAGGTCATGCCTGCAACCGCCCGCGAAATTGCCGGCAAAATCGGCATGAGCAGCAGCGAACTCTACACCATGGACGGCAACATCCGCATGGGTACTTGGTACATGGCAGATGCCAAACGCCGCCTGCAAAATAACGAAGTGATGGCCACCGCAGGCTACAACGCCGGCCCCGGCCGCGCCCGCAACTGGCAGGCTTCTTCTCCTTTGGAAGGCGCCATCTACGCCGAGACCATCCCATTCACCGAAACTCGTGATTACGTGAAAAAAGTCATGACCAACGCGACTTATTACGCGTCATTGTTCAACGAACCGCAAACTTCGTTGAAACAACGTATGGGTACGGTTCCCGGCCGTTATTAA
- a CDS encoding FxsA family protein, with protein sequence MQYFGIGFLVLIFLEIMSIVWVADWIGGGWTLFVMALSFISGIFMLRHTGISGLLLAGAAVRSGQNISLYQMLWPIRYTAAAVFLLSPGFISTAVALLLLIPFKGNATASSTQSFQSRQTYSSAKEDEDIIEGEYTVTRTSKADKPQDYIEHKPD encoded by the coding sequence ATGCAGTATTTTGGAATCGGTTTTTTGGTTTTAATCTTTTTGGAAATCATGTCCATCGTCTGGGTTGCAGACTGGATAGGTGGCGGCTGGACGCTGTTTGTGATGGCTCTCAGCTTTATCAGCGGTATCTTTATGCTGCGCCATACCGGCATTTCCGGCCTTTTGCTCGCAGGCGCAGCCGTCCGCAGCGGCCAAAACATTTCCCTCTATCAGATGTTGTGGCCGATTCGCTATACTGCTGCCGCGGTTTTCCTGCTCAGTCCCGGCTTTATTTCAACCGCCGTCGCCCTGCTCTTGCTGATTCCGTTTAAAGGCAACGCGACCGCTTCTTCTACGCAGTCTTTCCAAAGCCGTCAGACTTACAGCTCCGCCAAAGAGGATGAAGACATTATCGAAGGCGAATATACGGTTACGCGCACCAGCAAAGCCGACAAGCCGCAAGACTATATCGAACACAAACCCGATTGA
- a CDS encoding polyamine aminopropyltransferase gives MMNAHRTLIISVFIVASCGLAYELIIAALASYLLGDSILQFSSVIGLYLFSMGIGAHLTQYIKDKDVLHRFIEIELLVGIIGGISALALFVAFGLSAAPFRTLLYAFVLIVGMVVGMEIPLVMRVLNQKGAEFKELVSKVLTFDYLGALAVSLLFPLLLAPKLGMARSALLFGIFNAAVAYLTARVFKSELPRYHAIRTRAFIVLTALITLFIYADRISFKAEQSYFGDPVVYQSHSPYQRLVVTRWKDDTRLYINGNLQFSSRDEARYHEALVLPAMQMVPHAERILILGGGDGLAAREVLKYPQVKNVTLVDLDPDMTATFRTSATLSALNQGSLSHPKMHVVNDDAAKWLEGSSEKFDVIIIDLPDPSNFSLGKLYSVPMYRLVARHLEPQGKIVVQSTSPYFAPNAYWSVVATLEAAKLNTAPYHVYVPSFGEWGFVLAGFDQNFPIPQKFDVRTRYLNAQTVAEMFRFPPDMARRKVEANYLNNQILVSYFESDWNNVMR, from the coding sequence ATCATGAACGCCCACCGCACCCTCATCATCTCCGTTTTTATCGTCGCAAGCTGCGGCCTCGCTTACGAGCTTATCATCGCCGCGCTCGCAAGCTATCTTTTGGGCGACAGTATTTTGCAGTTTTCCTCCGTCATCGGGCTTTATCTGTTTTCAATGGGTATCGGTGCCCACCTGACCCAATACATCAAAGATAAAGACGTGTTGCACCGCTTTATCGAAATCGAACTTCTGGTCGGCATCATCGGCGGTATTTCCGCGCTGGCATTATTTGTGGCCTTCGGTTTATCCGCCGCCCCGTTCCGCACCCTGCTCTACGCTTTTGTACTGATTGTCGGCATGGTTGTCGGCATGGAAATTCCTTTGGTCATGCGCGTGTTAAACCAAAAAGGCGCAGAGTTTAAAGAACTCGTTTCCAAAGTATTGACTTTCGACTACTTGGGCGCACTTGCCGTCTCGTTATTATTTCCGCTCCTGCTCGCCCCCAAACTCGGCATGGCGCGTTCCGCCTTGTTGTTTGGCATCTTCAACGCCGCCGTCGCCTATCTGACCGCCCGCGTATTCAAATCCGAATTACCCCGCTATCACGCCATCCGTACGCGTGCGTTTATCGTATTGACCGCGCTCATTACGCTCTTCATCTACGCCGACCGTATCTCTTTCAAAGCCGAACAAAGCTATTTCGGCGATCCCGTCGTCTATCAAAGCCATTCTCCCTACCAACGGCTGGTCGTTACACGCTGGAAAGACGATACCCGTCTCTATATCAACGGCAACCTGCAATTCTCCTCACGCGACGAAGCACGTTACCATGAAGCACTTGTTCTGCCTGCCATGCAGATGGTGCCCCATGCCGAACGCATCCTGATTCTCGGCGGCGGCGACGGATTGGCGGCACGCGAAGTCTTGAAATACCCGCAGGTCAAAAATGTGACTTTGGTCGATCTCGACCCCGACATGACCGCCACCTTTAGAACCTCCGCCACCTTGAGCGCGCTCAACCAAGGCTCGCTGTCCCATCCCAAAATGCACGTCGTCAACGACGATGCCGCCAAATGGCTGGAAGGGTCGTCTGAAAAATTCGACGTTATCATCATCGACCTGCCCGACCCGTCCAATTTCTCGCTGGGCAAACTTTACTCCGTCCCCATGTACCGCCTCGTTGCCCGCCATCTTGAACCGCAGGGCAAGATTGTTGTGCAATCCACTTCGCCTTATTTCGCACCCAATGCCTACTGGTCGGTCGTTGCCACCCTCGAAGCGGCCAAGTTGAATACCGCGCCCTATCATGTTTACGTCCCTTCCTTTGGCGAATGGGGATTTGTGCTGGCAGGGTTTGACCAAAACTTCCCCATTCCGCAAAAATTCGACGTACGCACCCGCTATCTTAATGCCCAGACCGTTGCCGAAATGTTCCGTTTTCCGCCTGATATGGCAAGGCGCAAGGTGGAAGCAAATTATTTAAACAACCAAATTCTCGTCAGTTATTTTGAAAGCGATTGGAACAATGTGATGCGATAG
- a CDS encoding porin encodes MKKLSYFIATALIGSSLSAAHAEPKMSGTIYIMTEVEHNNKTGVTNTTISDKSSSLYLSDEVRLNDDLWLKWQLGSFIYFDSDRWGGWGTADSYVALNSYKNLGTVKMGYISTPMNSIYLNPFDTNSPILEFGKISRFGQRRVSMAYESPWKNGFQFKFNVSPGSNAARNNNDWNPDKKRDGDWVFGWGVDYYHPNNGFNAHYAAEYAPNDSPTETKDFQAHAFMAGYSKDKISVDAAFQYAKNTCDGFSCWGVWKDAAGNVAGSYDKEINNTKEFMVSGSYKVGNFKPQIGFAYGKSSVGEDYKHVAVSTDYSFSKRTTATLGAGWLKENVNPKYDEDLPKKSSYAVGMVFKHRY; translated from the coding sequence ATGAAGAAGTTATCTTACTTTATTGCCACTGCCCTCATCGGCTCTTCCCTAAGTGCCGCCCACGCCGAACCTAAAATGAGCGGCACCATCTACATCATGACCGAGGTAGAACACAACAATAAAACCGGTGTAACCAATACAACCATTTCCGATAAAAGTTCTAGTCTTTATCTCTCCGATGAAGTACGACTCAACGACGACTTATGGTTGAAATGGCAACTTGGCTCCTTTATTTACTTCGATTCCGACCGCTGGGGCGGCTGGGGTACTGCCGACTCATACGTCGCGCTCAACAGCTACAAAAACCTTGGCACCGTCAAAATGGGTTACATCAGTACGCCCATGAACAGCATTTATCTGAACCCGTTCGACACCAACAGCCCGATTTTGGAGTTCGGCAAAATTTCCCGCTTCGGCCAACGCCGTGTTTCCATGGCTTATGAGTCGCCTTGGAAAAACGGTTTCCAATTCAAATTCAACGTTTCCCCCGGTTCCAATGCCGCGCGCAACAACAATGACTGGAATCCGGACAAAAAACGTGACGGCGACTGGGTCTTCGGCTGGGGTGTAGACTACTACCACCCAAACAACGGCTTTAACGCGCACTACGCTGCCGAATACGCACCCAACGACTCTCCAACCGAAACCAAAGACTTCCAAGCACACGCATTCATGGCCGGATACAGCAAAGACAAAATCTCCGTCGATGCTGCGTTCCAATACGCCAAAAACACTTGCGACGGCTTCAGCTGCTGGGGCGTATGGAAAGATGCAGCGGGCAACGTAGCCGGTTCTTACGACAAAGAAATCAACAACACCAAAGAATTTATGGTGTCCGGCTCATACAAAGTGGGCAATTTCAAACCTCAAATCGGCTTTGCCTACGGTAAAAGCTCTGTCGGCGAAGACTACAAACACGTCGCCGTCAGCACCGATTACAGCTTCTCCAAACGAACAACCGCCACACTTGGTGCCGGCTGGTTGAAAGAAAACGTCAATCCGAAATACGACGAAGATTTGCCGAAAAAATCTTCTTACGCAGTGGGCATGGTATTCAAACACCGCTATTAA